The following is a genomic window from Pedobacter sp. KBS0701.
ATTGGTTATGCCTCCAGGGGGTATTGGTATTGATTTCTCTTGAAAAAGGATCGATTTTTGGTTGTTGATAGCCTAAATCAGATACAATTCTGGCATACTGGCGGTAAGCACTTCTTTCAGTTGTAGTTACACCTGCAATTACCAATGGATAACCTGCAGGATGCTGGATGCTCACATCGCCACTTAACAATACCTGTAATTTATCGGAAGGCGTGTAATACAACTGACTTTTAAAACCAAGGTTGTTTTGTCCGCTGTATCTGCGCTCTTCCCTGGTGTTCCATATAGTACCATCACGCTGCGTACCCGAAATAGAGATTTTTGCAGCAAGATCTTTTGCAAGAGCACCAGAAACTGAAGTTTTGGCCTGGATAAAATTATAATTACCCACACTCAATTCTACTTTTGCACTTGGCGTTAAAGTTGGTTTGCTTGTAGTAATGTTAAATGCACCGGCAGTTGTGTTTTTACCAAATAACGTACCTTGTGGGCCGCGAAGGATTTCGATCTGCTCAATATCAAGAAAATCGGTAGAGGTTGCAGCCGGACGGGCATGATACACGCCATCTACGTAAAAACCCACTCCCGGATCGATACCATCGTTGGTTAAACCAAAGGTTGAGCCTAAGCCCCGGATGTTAAGTGTTGTATTTCTGGCATTGGAGGCATATAACTGTACCGATGGAACCAATTCTTTTAAACGGTTAACATTAAATGCACCAGCGTTTTCTGCAGCACGGCCACCGATAACGGTAATTGGAATAGGCACATCCTGCAAAACCTCCGAACGTCTGCGTGAAGTTACCACGATTTCATCTAAAAGGGCACTTTCTACCAAAACCAGTTCGATTGGTGTATCCTGGTATTTTAAGATCTGAAAATCCTGTGGTTTATAACCTACCGAACTCACCTGAAGGTAAAATGGCGGTTCTTGTTTAGCATCAATTTTGAAAGCACCATTATCATCAGCACTCACAGTAATATTGGTGCCCCTAACTTTTATGGTTGCGCGTGGTACCGGCTCACCACTAGACTTTTTTATTATACCTGTTATTGGACTCTGGGCAAAAGCAATGCCTGCTAAAAGCAAAAATGAGAAGAGGAAAAGTAAACTTTTGTTCATGATTATGTTGATAGTTTGTTTAAATGCTGTTGATTAATGACCTGTTGGAAAGTATCCAATTAATGTTTTAGAATGGCTACAACAACAATACGAGCGCGTTTTTTGAATTGTTTTCATAATTATTATATAAATCCTATAGATTTAGTCGACAAATATATTAAAAAATATTAACTGCCAAATTTTATTTTGTGATTTTTAATAATATTGGACTTAGACCTCGCAGATTTTAAAAAACTATAAGGTCCGATAACCGAAAACCTGCGAGGTTTGAATCAAATAAAAACGGGGCTATCGTAAACCGATGCCCCGTTTTATTTTTATTTGGAAAGATTGGGTAAATACCTTCAACCTTCTCCCCTCTTACCTTCTGCCTTAAACCCTATCTGGTATAATTAGGTGCTTCTTTGGTAATCGTAATATCGTGTGGATGACTTTCGCGCATACCTGCTGCAGTAATCTGTACAAACTGTGCTTCTTGTAGAGCTTCGATATTGGCTGCTCCACAGTAGCCCATACTTGCACGTAAACCACCAATATACTGGTACATTACTTCTGCCAGGGTACCTTTAAACGGCACGCGACCAACAATACCTTCAGGAACCAGCTTTTTGATATCATCTTCAACATCCTGGAAATAGCGGTCTTTAGAACCTTGCTCCATGGCTTCGATCGATCCCATACCACGGTAAGATTTAAATTTACGTCCTTCGTAGATAATGGTTTCACCTGGTGACTCTTCCACTCCTGCAAATAACGAACCTGCCATTACGGTACTTGCGCCAGATGCAATCGCCTTAGCAATATCACCAGTATGTTTAATACCACCATCAGCAATAACTGGTACACCAGTGCCTTTTAATGCTTTAGCACATTCGTAAACAGCGTATAATTGAGGAACCCCAACACCGGCAATAATCCTGGTGGTACAAATAGAACCTGGACCAATACCCACTTTAACAGCATCAGCACCAGCATCAGCCAGGAATTTAGCAGCGGCACCAGTAGCAATATTACCAACAATAACCTGTAAATCAGGATATTTAGCTTTTACTTCTTTTAATTTATCAACTACTCCTTTCGAGTGACCGTGAGCGGTATCGATGGTAATTACATCAACTCCGGCTGCAACCAAGGCATCAACCCTTTCAATGGTATCGGCAGTTACGCCAACAGCAGCACCTACACGTAAACGGCCACGCTCATCTTTACAGGCAACAGGATAATTTTTAACTTTCGAAATATCTTTAAATGTGATTAAACCGCTTAGGTAACCGTCTTTACTTACTACCGGAAGTTTCTCGATTTTGTGGTTCTGAAGAATCTCTTCAGCCTGTACTAAAGTAGTACCCTCTGGTGCAATAATTAAATTATCTTTTGTCATCACCTCAGAAATCGGCCGCTTCATGTCTTTCTGAAAACGTAAATCCCTGTTTGTAATAATACCAACCAATTTATTGTCGCTACTTACCACCGGGATACCACCAATCCTGTGCTCTTTCATAATTTTGAAAGCATCAGCAACAACAGCCGTTTCCAATAAAGTAACCGGATCCTGGATCATACCGCTTTCAGAGCGTTTTACTTTACGTACCTCAGCAGCTTGTCTGTCTATAGTCATGTTTTTGTGCAACATCCCGATACCACCATTTTGTGCAATTGCAATGGCAAGCTCAGCCTCTGTTACGGTATCCATTGCGGCAGAAATCAATGGAACATTAAGTTTGATTTTTTTTGTTAAAAATGTTGATGTATTTACTTCACGCGGCAGAATTTCGGAATATGCGGGTACTAATAGTACATCATCGTACGTTAAACCTGTGGCAATAAATTTAGTGGAATCGAGTTGCATAGCAAATAAATTAGGATTTATTATTTGCCAGGCAAAGATACGAAAATTGAATGAAAATAAAAGCGTAAAAATAAAAATGCTTAAATATTGAGCTTGGCTGACAATTGGTAAAAAATTATTCTAATTAAACTATGATAACTTATTAAAGGAATGTTATAACTTTTACCGAACAATAATCAGAATAAATGTTTTATTATTGAGTAAATCAAAAAGACAACACATTGCTAAAATATACAAGAAATGATTTTAGCAAAAACTCAAATTATAAATTATGATTACCGAAAACCAATATTTTGATGGCAATGTAAAATCCTTGGGTTATGAAACCACCGATGGAAAATCGACCGTTGGCATTATCAATCCGGGAGAATATACCTTTGGTACTGCTCAAAAAGAAATTATGCATGTTATGGAGGGCGAATTAGAAGCCTTACTTCCTGAAGCAATAGAATGGCAAAGTTTTAAAGCAGGAAGTAAATTCGAAGTTCCTGCAAATTCATCTTTCAAAGTAAAAATGACTGTACAAACGGCATATTTATGTCAATATAGGTAAATTTAAAAAATCGTCATCTCGACTGGAACGCAGTGGAATGGAGAGATCTATTTAGATAGATTTCTCGACTTCGTTATACTCCGCTCGAAATGACGATCTCTAAAGACTTAATTTACACTTACTTCTTACCAATCACTACTTCAGTGAAGTTCTCTGTATTAAGGTATTTATTAGCTAAAGCCAACAACTCTTCGGCGCTAACGGTCTTCACTTTTTCGATGTACCTGGTATAATAATCGTAATCCAGTCCCGAAAAATAAATATTCTTGAATTTATCGGCGTGCGAAAACACATTTTCTAAACTACCCAACATCGAACCCAACA
Proteins encoded in this region:
- a CDS encoding pyrimidine/purine nucleoside phosphorylase, whose amino-acid sequence is MITENQYFDGNVKSLGYETTDGKSTVGIINPGEYTFGTAQKEIMHVMEGELEALLPEAIEWQSFKAGSKFEVPANSSFKVKMTVQTAYLCQYR
- the guaB gene encoding IMP dehydrogenase encodes the protein MQLDSTKFIATGLTYDDVLLVPAYSEILPREVNTSTFLTKKIKLNVPLISAAMDTVTEAELAIAIAQNGGIGMLHKNMTIDRQAAEVRKVKRSESGMIQDPVTLLETAVVADAFKIMKEHRIGGIPVVSSDNKLVGIITNRDLRFQKDMKRPISEVMTKDNLIIAPEGTTLVQAEEILQNHKIEKLPVVSKDGYLSGLITFKDISKVKNYPVACKDERGRLRVGAAVGVTADTIERVDALVAAGVDVITIDTAHGHSKGVVDKLKEVKAKYPDLQVIVGNIATGAAAKFLADAGADAVKVGIGPGSICTTRIIAGVGVPQLYAVYECAKALKGTGVPVIADGGIKHTGDIAKAIASGASTVMAGSLFAGVEESPGETIIYEGRKFKSYRGMGSIEAMEQGSKDRYFQDVEDDIKKLVPEGIVGRVPFKGTLAEVMYQYIGGLRASMGYCGAANIEALQEAQFVQITAAGMRESHPHDITITKEAPNYTR